The region AGGTAATGTTGCAATACTACTTTGAGTTGCTAAAGAAGTTATAGCTACCGGGAATATGTTTTTAAAATAATTCTTAACTCCAGGCATACCTCCTGCAAAATAAGAATAAAAGAAAAATGCTACAAAGAAATATATTATACAAATTGGATAATACACTGCCATAGCCCTAGCATAAGAGCCTAAAAGTTCGGGGCCAAAATTACCTATAAGCGATGCAAAATATGCTCCCAAACCAATAGGTGCATAATACATGATTATAGACACCATTTTCAAAAATATTTCTGAAAGTACATTTAATGCATCTGCTACTTTTTTGCCTTTTTCGCCTATCAAACTAACGCATAGTCCAAAGAACATAGAAAATATTATTAAAGGTAACATGTTTTTTCTAGAAATAAGCTCTGTAAAATCTGTAACAGTAAGAGCTGCTACTATTTGAGCTCCTGTGTTTAAAGGTTTTATTTCTTCTGCTTTAGGTATTTCAATATTTACATCTTTTGCAGGTGGAAATATATTTACCATAACAATCATAATAAGTGAAGCAATCAATCCAGTAATAATAAATACTAACAACATGGTTCCAATTATCTTACCTAATCTTTTCCTATCTGCCATACTAGCTACAGAACTCGATATAGTAATAAAAACCAAAGGAACAACAATAGTAAACATTGCATTTAAAAATATATCCCCTAAGGGTTGAAATATAGTCGCTTTTTCTCCCATTATAAGTCCAATTATACTACCTAAAATTATAGATGATAGCAAAATAATAGGGAATTTATAATACTGCCAAAAACTTTTCTTTTCTGCATTTTCCATTCATTTTTCCTCCTTTATAAATTATCAAATTCACCTGTGCAAATGGTTTTAGCTCCTCCACTCATATAAATTTCATAGTCATCTTCTAATTCAACCTGAAGTTCTCCACCTTCAGTTTTAACTTTTACAGTATTGTCAAGTTTCCCCAATCTATGTCCTATTACTACACTAGCACAAGAACCAGTTCCACATCCTAGAGTTCTACCTGCCCCCCTTTCCCAAGTATATATATTAATATGATTTTTGTCTAAGATTTCTATAAAATTAACATTTGTTTTTTTTGGAAAAATACTATGTACTTCAAGTTTTGCACCAAGTTCATTTATATCAATTGAAATTATATCATCAACAAAAATAACTGTATGAGGTACACCAACCAAAACTGAAGAAAAAACTATTTCTTTTCCAACTATATTAAGTTTCTCCAAAATAACTTCTTCTTTCATAATATCTACAGGTATACTCTTGGCTTCAAATGTAGGATATCCCATATTTACCCTTACAGTATTGACTTTTCCAAATTCATCCGTTTCTAATCGGATTTTTTTAATCCCAGCAAGTGTTTCTACAGTGAATTGTTTTTTATTAACCAATTTATTCTCATAAACATATTTAGAAAAACATCTAATTCCATTACCACACATTTCTCCTCTCGAACCGTCTGAATTATAATATATCATCTTTATATCTGCTATATTGCTTTTTTCACATACTAAAATCCCATCGGCTCCTACGCTAAAATGTCTATCACAACTTTTTAATGCCAATTCGCTATAATTATCTATTTCATACTCTAATCCATTATAAATCACAAAGTCATTTCCTGCACCAATCATTTTAGTAAAATTCATTTATACCACCCTTTTCATTATAATTGCTTATTAGTATATCATTATACCACTCTGTTTTCACCATTAAAATATTATTTCATTAATCAACTATAAAATGTGTGTAAATTAGCATAAAAGCATATTGTTTTGCTTAAAATATACATGATAAAATGCTGTTTTATGCATTTTTTTATAAAAATTATGGATATTCAAGAAATTTAGTATAAGTGATGCAAAATTTGCATGATTATTTAAACTTTTTCTACACATAATACTAATACACCAAAAAAATATAACTATATGAAAGGAGTTGAACATGGTGGCTACTAATAACAATAATAACACAAGTAACAAAATATTAGTTCCTGAAGCACGTCAAGCATTAAATCAAATGAAAACTGAAATTGCAAGTGAATTAGGTATGACTAATTATGAAACAATGGATAAAGGTAATTTACCATCAAGACAAAATGGTTATGTTGGTGGATATATGACAAAGAGATTGGTAGAAATGGCTCAAAAGAATATGAGTGGTGGTGGAACAACTACATTATAAATACATTAAAAAAGATAGGTCAATTGACCTATCTTTTTTAGTTTTCTGAATCTACTGGTGGAGTAAATACTCTTTGTGACAATTCTTGATCTAGCATATATAATCCATGGCTATTTTCGCCCATTCTTTCCAATCTTGTAAGTATAGATTTCATACTATTCTCTTCTTCTATTTGTTCATCAACAAACCATTTTAACAAACTTATAGTTGCATGTTCTTTTTCTTCTGTAGCAATATCCATTAATTTATAAATTCTACTTGTAACAAATTTTTCATGTTCAAGAGCTTTTTTAAATACATCTGTAACAGATTCAAAATCATTCTCAGGTTCTTCTAATCCTAGTATTTTTACTGTTCCATCCATTTCATTTACAAAATCAAAAAATTTCATAGCATGAAACTTTTCTTCTTCTGCTTGCACTTTGAAAAAATTCTCAAAACCAGATAAATCTTCACTAGCACAATATGCTGCCATAGCTAAATAATAATGAGCTGAATATAACTCATACTTAATCTGTAAATTTAATTCTTCAAGTAATCTTTTAGATAGCATATACAATACCTCCTTAAATATCTTCTACTTTTATATACCCAGAAATCTAAAAATTAACCATAAATGTAATTTTACAAACTATATCATATCTTTACCAAAATGTCATAAATAATACAAAAAACTTCTATTAAAAAAATAGAAGTTTTTTGTATAAAATAATATTAGCGATTATAGATTTCTTTAATTCGACAGCCTTTTCTTTTCATCATAGCCTTCCAAATAAGTTCATGAACTAAAGACCTAAATTCAATTTCATCTCTATATAAAATTTGACCTCTTTTGATTTCAAATCTTTTGCAAATCATAATAAATCATCTCCTGTTACATCATATTTCTATTATCAACTAGAATAGTATAAGCAAAAGTTTGTACTTTGTAAAGAGTTAATCCATAAGAATTATATTAAGTTTTTCATAAATATTAGGACCTATGCTATCAGTTATTGGTAAACCATTATCCTTTAAAAATTTAATGAGTGCATATTTAGTTCCATCTCCATAAACTCCGTCTATTGAGCCATTATAGTATCCTTTTTGTTTTAATCTTTTTTGAACTTCTTGAACATCTGCCCCCCTATCTCCAGGTCTTAATACTCTAAAACCATGACCAAAGGGTCCATTGTCACCCATTGTAAGAGTAACTGATGTATTGTATTTAACTAATGAATACAACTCCTCTACATCCTTATTTTTCATCCTAATGCATCCATGAGAAGCATTGTATCCAATAGATCCAGGTTTATTTGTACCATGAATTCCATACTTTCCCCAAGGAACATTAAGTCCCATCCATCTAGAACCAAAACCTCCTCCCCACATACCCTTTTGTATAATTTTGAATGTACCTAAAGGTGTGGGAGTACCAGGTTTTCCAGTAGCTACTAAATATTTTTTTACTATTTCATTGGTATCCAAATCTATTAAATATAGTAGCTTTTTATCAACTTCAATATGTATTGCATAATTTCTTTCATCTTGTTTTACATATACATCCTTGTTCTCATAATTAAT is a window of Anaerosalibacter sp. Marseille-P3206 DNA encoding:
- the dapF gene encoding diaminopimelate epimerase, yielding MNFTKMIGAGNDFVIYNGLEYEIDNYSELALKSCDRHFSVGADGILVCEKSNIADIKMIYYNSDGSRGEMCGNGIRCFSKYVYENKLVNKKQFTVETLAGIKKIRLETDEFGKVNTVRVNMGYPTFEAKSIPVDIMKEEVILEKLNIVGKEIVFSSVLVGVPHTVIFVDDIISIDINELGAKLEVHSIFPKKTNVNFIEILDKNHINIYTWERGAGRTLGCGTGSCASVVIGHRLGKLDNTVKVKTEGGELQVELEDDYEIYMSGGAKTICTGEFDNL
- a CDS encoding alpha/beta-type small acid-soluble spore protein codes for the protein MATNNNNNTSNKILVPEARQALNQMKTEIASELGMTNYETMDKGNLPSRQNGYVGGYMTKRLVEMAQKNMSGGGTTTL
- a CDS encoding L,D-transpeptidase family protein, which produces MLRRVKLILLCFILVVIVLVVGDFIHKILTKKAINYENKDVYVKQDERNYAIHIEVDKKLLYLIDLDTNEIVKKYLVATGKPGTPTPLGTFKIIQKGMWGGGFGSRWMGLNVPWGKYGIHGTNKPGSIGYNASHGCIRMKNKDVEELYSLVKYNTSVTLTMGDNGPFGHGFRVLRPGDRGADVQEVQKRLKQKGYYNGSIDGVYGDGTKYALIKFLKDNGLPITDSIGPNIYEKLNIILMD
- a CDS encoding dicarboxylate/amino acid:cation symporter — translated: MENAEKKSFWQYYKFPIILLSSIILGSIIGLIMGEKATIFQPLGDIFLNAMFTIVVPLVFITISSSVASMADRKRLGKIIGTMLLVFIITGLIASLIMIVMVNIFPPAKDVNIEIPKAEEIKPLNTGAQIVAALTVTDFTELISRKNMLPLIIFSMFFGLCVSLIGEKGKKVADALNVLSEIFLKMVSIIMYYAPIGLGAYFASLIGNFGPELLGSYARAMAVYYPICIIYFFVAFFFYSYFAGGMPGVKNYFKNIFPVAITSLATQSSIATLPVNLNSAKKMGVPKDIRDIVLPIGATAHMDGTCLSSILKISFMFGVFNMPFKGIGTYVTAVVISVLSGVVMSGVPGGGLIGEMLIVNMYGFPPEAFPIIATIGYLVDPPATMVNVTGDTVASMMVTRVLEGKDWMVKKLTANEDAK
- a CDS encoding ferritin, with the protein product MLSKRLLEELNLQIKYELYSAHYYLAMAAYCASEDLSGFENFFKVQAEEEKFHAMKFFDFVNEMDGTVKILGLEEPENDFESVTDVFKKALEHEKFVTSRIYKLMDIATEEKEHATISLLKWFVDEQIEEENSMKSILTRLERMGENSHGLYMLDQELSQRVFTPPVDSEN